In a single window of the Trichoderma breve strain T069 chromosome 6, whole genome shotgun sequence genome:
- a CDS encoding kinesin motor domain-containing protein: MAHDERLMPSSPSPAPEVRFMMASSSASTPSLRSRDAAVMPVISRMDRGGNVKVVVRVRAFLQRELQRRARCLVEMDPVSHITTLRAPDEQETSVASSPSKSRKLTDKSFAFDSSFWSHDPDDKDYANQEDIYNSLGEEFLDHNFEGYHTCIFAYGQTGSGKSYTMMGTPDNPGLIPRTCEDLFERIDAAHNDDSSVAYNVRVSYFEVYNEHVRDLLVPVVPNTPPNYLKIRESPTEGPYVKDLTEVPVRNIHEIMRYIKVGDASRTVASTKMNDTSSRSHAVFTIMLKQIHHDMETDETTERSSRIRLVDLAGSERAKTTEATGARLREGSNINKSLATLGRVIAALAGPKQLRSGKRKDVVPYRDSILTWLLKDSLGGNSKTAMIACVAPSDYEETLSTLRYADQAKRIRTRAKVNQDHISSAERDAQIATMAQEIRMLQISVSDSREREKNAQEAEERLEEYQIRVGTMQRMMEERSMVAESKIKKLQMENEALKLHLKLAIDSLKNPIPPVQLESKEEEEEEEDEYEYDSESTAADDELQQEMERYLQDMGNLRKLIGGDLDRFKDTDSVRMPLGVKQNV; encoded by the exons ATGGCTCATGACGAAAGACTTATGCCCTCGTCGCCCTCGCCGGCGCCCGAGGTCCGgttcatgatggcctcgtcgtcggcctcgaCTCCATCGCTGCGATCGCGAGATGCTGCCGTCATGCCCGTGATTTCGAGGATGGACCGTGGCGGCAACGTCAAGGTTGTCGTCAGAGTGCGCGCCTTTTTACAGCGAG AACTCCAACGACGAGCCAGATGCCTGGTCGAAATGGACCCCGTATCCCACATCACCACCCTCAGGGCTCCCGACGAACAAGAAACTTCCGTGGCCTCAAGCCCGTCCAAGTCTCGCAAGCTCACCGACAAGAGCTTCGCCTTTGACAGCTCCTTCTGGAGCCACGACCCCGATGACAAGGACTATGCCAACCAAGAAGACATTTACAACAGCCTCGGCGAGGAGTTTCTCGACCACAACTTCGAAGGCTACCACACCTGCATTTTTGCATATGGCCAGACCGGCTCTGGTAAGAGCTACACCATGATGGGAACGCCCGACAACCCTGGGCTGATTCCTCGAACTTGCGAGGATCTGTTTGAGCGCATAGACGCCGCCCACAATGATGACTCAAGCGTCGCTTACAACGTACGGGTTTCGTATTTCGAGGTCTACAACGAGCACGTCCGAGACCTTCTGGTGCCTGTCGTCCCCAACACACCCCCCAACTACCTCAAGATCCGCGAGTCTCCTACCGAGGGCCCATATGTCAAAGATCTCACCGAGGTGCCTGTACGCAACATTCACGAGATCATGCGATATATCAAGGTGGGAGACGCATCTCGCACCGTGGCAAGCACCAAGATGAACGATACTAGTAGCCGGAGCCACGCCGTCTTCACCATTATGCTGAAGCAGATTCACCACGACATGGAGACGGACGAGACCACGGAACGCAGCTCTCGCATCCGGCTGGTTGATCTGGCGGGCAGTGAGAGGGCAAAGACGACCGAGGCCACGGGGGCACGACTTCGAGAGGGCAGTAACATCAACAAGTCGCTCGCCACACTTGGCCGGGTCATTGCTGCGCTGGCAGGTCCTAAGCAGCTGAGGTCGGGCAAGAGAAAGGATGTGGTGCCGTATCGAGATTCGATATTGACGTGGCTGCTCAAGGACTCCCTTGGAGGCAACAGCAAGACAGCCATGATTGCATGTGTCGCCCCCTCGGACTACGAGGAGACACTCTCGACGCTTCGTTACGCCGATCAGGCCAAGCGCATCCGTACTCGTGCCAAGGTCAACCAGGACCACATCTCGTCTGCAGAGCGTGACGCCCAGATCGCCACAATGGCGCAGGAGATTCGGATGCTGCAGATATCGGTTTCGGACTCTCGCGAGCGCGAGAAGAATGCTCAAGAGGCAGAAGAGCGCTTGGAAGAGTACCAGATCCGCGTCGGCACCATGCAGCGCATGATGGAGGAGCGCAGCATGGTAGCCGAaagcaagatcaagaagctgcagatggAGAATGAGGCTCTGAAGCTACATCTGAAGCTGGCTATCGACAGTCTCAAGAACCCCATCCCGCCGGTGCAGCTTGAgagcaaggaagaagaagaagaggaagaagacgagtacgagtacgattCGGAAAGCACCGCTGCGGATGATGAGCTCCAGCAGGAGATGGAGCGCTATTTGCAAGACATGGGCAACCTGCGGAAGCTCATCGGCGGCGACCTCGACAGATTCAAGGATACGGACAGTGTGCGGATGCCTCTTGGTGTGAAGCAGAATGTGTAA
- a CDS encoding c2HE / c2H2 / c2HC zinc-binding finger domain-containing protein, with translation MTQAGAQSDSEEGLTREEMQQEEDDEPPSKRAKQDAFAKLMAPKPKTIISPPKPPSSKPHLFKNRMALGAYIAAPESYPASVVIYYNADFVVIHDKFPKATVHTLLLPRSPKHTLLHPFEALQDVEFLEKVKEEVGRLKVLVAAELQRRLGSFSRSDAAREAVLNGDAEPEEAAEEGQENDKGKEPQLPPGRDWMADLMCGVHAVPSMGNLHIHVLSRDMHSPAMKHRKHYNSFNTPFLVDVADFPLGEADPRRIPKDEGYMRRDLVCWRCGRNFGNRFKELKDHLDKEFDEWKRE, from the exons ATGACGCAGGCCGGCGCACAGTCAGACTCTGAGGAAGGATTGACACGGGAAGAGatgcagcaagaagaagacgacgagccGCCTTCAAAGCGAGCGAAACAAGATGCGT TCGCCAAACTCATGGCTCCCAAACCAAAaaccatcatctcccccCCAAAACCCCCCAGCTCAAAACCTCACCTCTTCAAGAACCGCATGGCCCTCGGCGCATACATTGCCGCCCCGGAATCATACCCTGCCTCAGTGGTTATCTACTACAACGCAGACTTTGTCGTCATCCACGATAAATTCCCAAAGGCCACCGTCCACaccttgctgctgccgcggTCTCCCAAACATACCCTTTTGCACCCCTTTGAGGCGCTCCAGGACGTTGAGTTtctggaaaaggtcaaggaagAGGTGGGCAGGCTCAAGGTGCTCGTGGCGGCGGAGCTGCAGCGCCGGTTAGGCTCGTTTAGCAGGTCTGATGCTGCGAGAGAGGCTGTGCTTAATGGTGATGCGGAGCCAGAAGAGGCAGCAGAGGAGGGACAGGAGAacgacaaaggaaaagaaccGCAACTGCCGCCGGGAAGGGACTGGATGGCCGACCTCATGTGCGGCGTCCACGCCGTCCCGAGCATGGGCAACTTGCACATCCACGTGCTCTCGCGAGACATGCACTCGCCGGCCATGAAGCACCGCAAGCACTACAACTCCTTCAACACGCCGTTCCTAGTGGATGTGGCCGACTTCCCGCTCGGCGAGGCCGACCCTCGCAGAATCCCCAAGGACGAGGGCTACATGAGGCGGGACCTGGTGTGCTGGCGGTGCGGGAGAAACTTTGGAAACAGgttcaaggagctcaaggaccACCTGGACAAGGAGTTTGACGAATGGAAGCGGGAGTGA
- a CDS encoding helicase associated domain (HA2) domain-containing protein, whose translation MVKKGKVKAPAPAPSQTSAASKDGNGSGKGKKGQKAADAAPEVLPPAPPKPTVKQIIGGSSWTGKLPTAEGFSVWVTLSAKDIKTQQLITLEPFKIPLTHKHLLLRDTALEAKHAAATYALFRVCSMQNKHTVLPPDYKSLWKDFQALKTQDVKDGKAWMYEADPFKTLLERQDARAAAEKKRKEVEQAKAKAKELPGAAGLVLLSNTGSVSNAMKGWTTVPKVEMGRQTRIQLESLLRDGVTWNPHAVTMPPAEKKSVVSELGKLGFRQSHVEEAVGYCKDRQETLEWLLIHVPEDDLPRWALPEKYSAGVTIGATDLRREGIIQRLSQTGYSVELCTRVLDDHGGNEDAAAETLQNILFPAATASQEGAEESGSDFLDFGTPQEQWDEEVTTLESIYGNHFRRDGDSIIQIRLDGVKDAQNGDVETFLQVRKGSSYPRHIILAIIAKLPSYIKLSIVKRMLAHIEEDLRDEPTKIYLTVDWVQQNINDIIAHPGKLLDISAVSSAASETRPAKSVAKSKRSRGPPRPLKWIVDAKSKEEWLRRQGSSSQKDMVTKRQALPAWQMQDAIVQTVNKNHVTIISGETGSGKSTQSVQFLLDDLYEKGLGGCANMIVTQPRRISALGLADRVAEERCSRVGGEVGYAIRGESRQSRDTRITFVTTGVLLRRLQTSGGRVDDVVASLADVSHIIIDEVHERSLDTDFLLNLLREVMIKKKDMLKLILMSATLDAATFKSYFETEGLSVGAVEISGRTFPVEEYYLDDVVRMTGFGVDGPDDGSFIGDETMGKVIQKLGHRINYSLIAEAVKAIDYELSYEKKSGGILIFLPGVGEINQACNNLRSINSLHVLPLHASLETKEQKRVFSSPPPGKRKVVVATNVAETSITIDDIVVVIDSGKVKETSFDPQNNMRKLEETWASRAACKQRQGRAGRVQAGKCFKLYTQNLEQNMAPRPEPEIRRVPLEQLCLSVRAMGMKDVIRFLGRSPTPPEIPAIEGAMTLLRRMGALDGDELTAMGQQLAMLPADLRCGKLMVFGAIFGCLDDCITIAAILSTRSPFFSPQEKRDEAREARMRFYTGDGDLLTDLEAFNQWDDMMKDRGTPQRQIRAFCDENFLSFQTLTDISNTRSQYYDALTEIVASAFTPQIARIQYPDKKFASSMSGAVELDPEARAIKYFCQEPGRVFVHPSSTLFGSQGFSGNAAYMSYFSMISTTKIFIRDLTPLNAYTLLMFCGPIELDTLGRGLLVDGWLRLRGWARLGVLVARLRAMVDNLIADKVENPGLDLAGNKIIKLVVKMIELDGLDA comes from the exons ATGGtaaagaagggcaaggtgAAGGCCCCCGCGCCTGCACCAAGCCAAACCTCTGCAGCATCCAAGGATGGGAATGGGAGTGGTAAAGGTAAAAAGGGACAAAAAGCAGCGGATGCCGCTCCTGAGGTGTTGCCGCCGGCACCTCCAAAGCCGACGGTGAAGCAGATCATCGGAGGCTCGTCGTGGACAGGCAAGCTGCCG ACGGCCGAGGGCTTCTCCGTCTGGGTGACGCTGAGTGCCAAAGACATCAAGACGCAACAGCTCATCACTTTGGAGCCGTTCAAAATCCCTCTGACGCACAAGCATCTGCTCCTAAGGGACACGGCATTGGAGGCCAAGCATGCGGCTGCGACGTATGCCCTGTTTAGGGTATGCAGCATGCAGAACAAGCACACGGTTCTCCCCCCGGATTACAAGTCCCTATGGAAAGATTTCCAAGCGCTCAAGACTCAAGATGTCAAGGACGGAAAAGCTTGGATGTACGAGGCCGATCCCTTCAAGACCCTGCTTGAACGCCAGGATGCAAGGGCTgctgcggagaagaagcgcaaggaggTTGAacaggccaaggccaaggctaAGGAGCTACCCGGAGCGGCAGGCCTGGTGCTGCTAAGCAACACGGGATCTGTATCCAATGCTATGAAAGGCTGGACGACGGTGCCCAAGGTCGAAATGGGCAGGCAGACGAGGATTCAGCTGGAGTCGCTGCTGAGAGACGGCGTGACTTGGAACCCCCATGCCGTGACCATGCCTCcagctgagaagaagagcgttgTGTCGGAACTCGGCAAGCTTGGTTTCCGTCAGAGCCACGTAGAGGAAGCTGTGGGATACTGCAAGGACCGTCAAGAAACCCTAGAGTGGCTCTTGATTCACGTTCCCGAAGATGATCTTCCCCGGTGGGCTCTTCCAGAGAAGTACTCAGCTGGCGTGACGATAGGAGCTACAGATCTGAGGAGGGAAGGTATCATTCAGCGTCTTTCGCAGACTGGATACTCCGTGGAGCTATGCACTCGCGTGTTGGATGATCATGGCGGCAATGAAGATGCCGCTGCCGAAACGTTACAGAATATTCTTTTCCCCGCTGCTACGGCAAGCCAAGAAGGTGCCGAAGAATCAGGGAGCGACTTTTTGGACTTTGGAACGCCCCAGGAGCAGTGGGATGAGGAAGTGACTACGTTGGAATCCATATACGGCAACCATTTCCGCCGAGATGGCGATAGCATCATTCAAATCCGTCTTGATGGAGTAAAAGACGCGCAAAACGGAGACGTGGAAACCTTTTTACAAGTCCGCAAGGGTTCGAGCTATCCACGACACATCATCCTTGCTATCATTGCTAAGCTGCCCTCGTACATCAAGCTCAGTATAGtgaagaggatgctggcgCATATTGAGGAGGATTTACGAGACGAGCCGACAAAGATATATCTCACTGTAGACTGGGTCCAGCAGAACATCAACGACATCATTGCCCACCCAGGCAAGCTTCTAGATATATCGGCCGTCTCCTCTGCCGCCTCTGAGACTCGGCCAGCGAAATCTGTGGCGAAGAGCAAGCGCTCTCGGGGTCCGCCAAGGCCTCTCAAATGGATTGTCGACGCAAAgagcaaagaagaatggcTGCGTCGGCAGGGCAGTTCATCACAGAAAGACATGGTCACAAAGCGCCAGGCCCTACCCGCTTGGCAGATGCAGGACGCCATTGTTCAAACGGTGAACAAGAATCACGTCACTATCATCAGTGGTGAGACTGGTTCAGGAAAGTCGACGCAGTCTGTTCAGTTTCTCCTGGACGACCTATACGAAAAGGGGCTCGGAGGATGCGCAAACATGATTGTCACCCAGCCACGGCGAATTTCTGCGCTGGGACTGGCTGATCGAGTGGCGGAAGAGCGATGCTCGCGAGTGGGAGGCGAGGTGGGATATGCCATTCGTGGCGAGTCCCGACAGTCAAGAGATACTAGGATTACATTTGTCACGACCGGTGTGCTGCTTCGAAGACTTCAGACGTCCGGCGGTCGAGTGGATGATGTCGTGGCGTCTCTAGCCGATGTCAGTCACATCATTATTGACGAAGTTCACGAGAGAAGTCTTGACACAGACTTCCTTCTGAATCTGCTTCGTGAAGTcatgatcaagaagaaggacatgTTGAAGCTAATACTCATGTCTGCGACGCTTGACGCCGCGACTTTCAAGAGCTACTTTGAAACCGAGGGACTGAGTGTAGGAGCCGTCGAGATTTCTGGCCGAACGTTCCCCGTTGAAGAGTACTaccttgatgatgtggtTCGTATGACAGGCTTCGGAGTTGATGGACCTGACGATGGAAGCTTCATTGGCGACGAGACGATGGGCAAGGTTATTCAAAAACTGGGTCACCGAATCAACTATAGCTTGATTGCCGAAGCCGTCAAGGCAATTGACTATGAGCTATCGTACGAGAAGAAATCGGGAGGTATCCTCATCTTTTTGCCCGGAGTTGGGGAGATTAACCAGGCCTGCAACAATCTCAGGTCCATCAACTCACTCCATGTTCTCCCGTTACATGCTTCGCTTGAGACgaaggagcagaagagggTGTTCAGCAGCCCTCCTCCTGGCAAGCGAAAGGTGGTCGTAGCTACAAACGTGGCAGAAACTTCCATCACGATTGACGATATTGTAGTTGTGATTGACAGTGGAAAGGTCAAGGAGACTAGCTTTGATCCACAGAACAACATGAGAAAGTTGGAAGAAACGTGGGCATCGCGAGCGGCATGCAAACAGCGACAGGGCAGAGCTGGTCGTGTGCAAGCAGGTAAATGTTTCAAGCTCTATACTCAGAACCTGGAGCAGAACATGGCACCTCGGCCGGAGCCCGAGATTAGACGAGTGCCTCTCGAGCAACTGTGTCTGTCAGTGCGAGCCATGGGTATGAAGGATGTAATTCGATTTCTCGGGCGATCTCCCACTCCCCCGGAAATACCGGCAATCGAAGGCGCCATGACACTACTGCGGCGCATGGGGGCtctggatggagacgagctCACTGCCATGGGACAGCAACTGGCCATGCTGCCAGCAGATTTACGATGCGGCAAACTCATGGTATTCGGCGCCATTTTCGGTTGCTTGGACGATTGCATCACCATTGCCGCTATCCTAAGCACTCGGAGTCCATTCTTTTCACCtcaggagaagagagatgaagcCCGGGAAGCTAGGATGCGCTTCTACACAGGGGATGGTGACCTACTGACCGATCTGGAGGCTTTCAACCAGTGGGatgacatgatgaaggaTCGGGGAACGCCCCAGCGCCAGATCAGAGCCTTTTGCGATGAAAACTTCTTATCCTTCCAGACATTGACGGACATTTCAAATACGAGAAGCCAGTACTACGATGCTTTAACAGAAATAG TTGCGTCGGCATTCACGCCGCAGATTGCGCGGATTCAATACCCCGACAAGAAGTTTGCGAGCTCAATGTCCGGAGCGGTCGAGCTGGATCCCGAGGCGAGGGCGATCAAATACTTTTGCCAGGAACCTGGGCGAGTGTTTGTGCATCCCAGCAGCACGCTGTTCGGCAGCCAGGGGTTTTCCGGGAATGCGGCGTACATGTCGTACTTTAGCATGATATCGACCACCAAGATTTTCATCCGGGACCTAACTC CCCTGAATGCGTACACGCTGCTCATGTTCTGCGGGCCCATCGAGCTCGATACTCTGGGCCGTGGCCTCTTGGTTGACGGATGGCTCCGACTCCGGGGTTGGGCTCGTCTGGGAGTTTTGGTGGCCAGGCTGAGGGCCATGGTGGACAATCTGATTGCTGACAAGGTGGAGAATCCGGGGTTGGATCTGGCGGGGAACAAGATTATTAAGTTGGTGGTTAAGATGATTGAGCTGGACGGGCTGGATGCTTGA
- a CDS encoding armadillo/beta-catenin-like repeat domain-containing protein — protein MADRYIPEHRRTQFKAKNTFKPDELRRRREEQQVEIRKAKREENLAKRRGIGSGESRPGAALGAAPDSDDESAPTESQLNEDLPQMVSGVFSDQIDLQIQATTKFRKLLSKERNPPIEEVIKTGVFEAAWALTNIASGSATQTQVVIEAGAVPIFVELLGSPEPDVREQAVWALGNIAGDSPHCRDYVLSCGALKPLLSLLGDSRKLSMLRNATWTLSNFCRGKTPQPDWNTIAPALPVLSKLVYSLDDEVLIDACWAISYLSDGSNDKIQAVIEAGIPRRLVELLLHASTSVQTPALRSVGNIVTGDDVQTQVIINCGALPCLLSLLSSTKDGIRKEACWTISNITAGNSSQIQAVIDANIIPPLIHLLQNGDLKTRKEACWAISNATSGGLQKPEQIRYLVAQGCIKPLCDLLACPDNKIIQVALDGLENILKIGDLDRQAAGDGADSINRYALFIEECGGMEKIHDCQNNANEEIYMKAYNIIEKYFSDEEENADEGASQPTGANGTFGFGTNGAAQSGGFNFANGGDSMDM, from the exons ATGGCGGACCGATATATCCCAGAGCATCGCCGAACCCagttcaaggccaagaacaCATTCAAGCCCGATGAGCTCCGTCGCCGCCGTGAGGAGCAGCAGGTCGAGATCCGCAAGGCCAAGCGCGAGGAGAACTTAGCAAAGCGACGAGGCATTGGCTCTGGCGAGAGCCGTCCTGGCGCTGCTCTCGGCGCCGCCCCcgacagcgacgatgagTCGGCTCCCACTGAGTCTCAG CTTAACGAGGATCTTCCTCAGATGGTTTCTGGCGTCTTCTCCGACCAGATCGACCTCCAAATCCAGGCCACCACCAAGTTCCGAAAGCTTCTGTCCAAGGAGCGCAACCCTCCCATCGAGGAAGTCATCAAGACTGGCGTC TTCGAAGCCGCCTGGGCTCTGACCAACATTGCCTCTGGTTCTGCCACTCAAACCCAGGTCGTCATCGAGGCTGGCGCTGTTCCCATCTTCGTCGAGCTACTTGGCAGCCCCGAGCCCGACGTGCGAGAACAGGCCGTCTGGGCTCTTGGTAACATTGCCGGCGACAGCCCCCACTGCCGTGATTATGTCCTCAGCTGCGGAGCTCTCAAGCCTCTGCTTAGCTTGCTCGGAGACAGCCGCAAGCTGAGCATGCTCCGCAACGCAACCTGGACTCTGAGCAACTTCTGCCGTGGCAAGACCCCGCAGCCTGATTGGAACACG ATTGCCCCGGCACTTCCCGTTCTGTCCAAGCTCGTCTACTCTCTTGATGACGAGGTCTTGATCGATGCCTGCTGGGCTATTTCTTATCTCTCTGATGGCTCCAACGACAAGATCCAGGCCGTTATCGAAGCTGGTATTCCCCGCAGACTCGTCGAACTTCTCCTGCACGCATCCACTTCCGTTCAGACCCCCGCTCTTCGATCCGTTGGTAACATTGTTACTGGCGACGATGTCCAGACCcaggtcatcatcaactgCGGCGCTCTCCCAtgcctcttgtctcttctgaGCTCTACCAAGGATGGTATTCGCAAGGAAGCCTGCTGGACCATTTCCAACATCACTGCCGGTAACTCGTCTCAGATCCAGGCTGTCATCGATGCCAACATTATCCCTCCTTTGATCCACCTCCTGCAGAATGGTGATCTCAAGACCCGCAAGGAGGCCTGCTGGGCCATTAGCAACGCCACATCCGGTGGCCTCCAGAAGCCCGAACAGATCCGGTACCTCGTTGCTCAAGGCTGCATCAAGCCCCTGTGTGACCTCCTTGCCTGCCCCGACAACAAGATCATTCAGGTTGCTCTTGACGGCCTGGAGAACATTCTCAAGATTGGAGATTTGGACAGACAAGCTGCAGGTGACGGTGCCGATTCCATCAACCGCTATGCGCTGTTCATCGAGGAGTGTGGTGGCATGGAGAAGATTCACGATTGCCAGAACAACGCCAACGAAGAAATCTACATGAAGGCCTACAACATCATTGAGAAGTACTTCtctgatgaggaggagaacgCAGATGAGGGCGCTTCTCAGCCCACTGGCGCTAACGGCACCTTTGGTTTCGGCACCAACGGCGCTGCGCAGTCGGGAGGCTTCAACTTTGCCAACGGCGGTGATTCTATGGACATGTAA
- a CDS encoding ssDNA-binding domain of telomere protection protein domain-containing protein, with translation MAPPLNKRQNSLPSGFISIRDILDRKRGVGNLLNVIGVVKDFRTPVPTRRSDWKCEIRLCDDSDEDASSNSIAINIFRPENEMPDPSLGDVIVLYQAKLQSHSDTLSLLTHWTTDVYLYSANQIPRPPEGALKALRPQQRKTTHSPGQAVHEYVSSLYHSIDKKSLPSEAEFQDMKAKSANASDKFKELKDVRDSTFADVIVQLVRQPYDTSDKITLWVSDFTENDSFFHFAFKGFGGDGGQAPDPFGYGVNLPYGAGTGGEWKGPFGKRSMQVTCFEPHTSFIRERGLSTGSWVMLRNLHIRYGHNAANLEGYLRSDWKIHIAQMDITDTEAPDPRLKEAVRRKRDYEREKEMLLQAGLAGKKRKSDLAEMQPPQVEKPRRNKKPKQKAKKPVKVAEVSILSQIGATEQGESTVIDLTSLVKCENENKAISTIGDMLDPVYVETDINGEQVKLQLPFVNMKYRANVRVVNFMPPNLEDFAQPKKLKKKKHPEFEMLSDEESDADADMEGEEEAVDRSTAREWEWRFFLELEDASSHGENQKEKRTLWVAVNNPSAQCLLSLDASDLRSDQKNLEALRQRLFLLWGDLEEKKSLEEENKRQAALTNRGVNRPPLHSSDDEGRMPQKQGPGSSQVRSRPFSCCIHQYGVEVPEEDPLKADAGEGMRWQRMFGLFGTRIAYT, from the exons ATGGCTCCCCCTCTCAACAAGCGGCAGAACTCACTGCCCAGCGGCTTCATATCGATTCGAGATATACTGGACCGTAAGCGTGGAGTGGGAAACTTGCTGAATGTCATTGGCGTCGTCAAAGACTTCAGAACCCCCGTTCCTACCAGGAGAAGCG ACTGGAAGTGTGAGATCCGTCTATGTGATGActctgatgaagatgcttcGTCCaactccatcgccatcaacatATTCCGGCCGGAAAATGAGATGCCGGATCCTAGCCTTGGTGACGTTATAGTGCTCTACCAGGCCAAG CTGCAATCACACTCCGATACACTATCACTGTTGACACACTGGACCACAGATGTGTATCTATATTCGGCAAACCAGATTCCACGACCACCAGAAGGAGCATTGAAAGCCCTACGCCCTCAGCAAAGAAAAACGACTCATAGCCCTGGACAGGCAGTACATGAATACGTTTCGTCTCTCTATCATTCCATAGACAAGAAGAGTCTTCCATCTGAGGCAGAGTTCCAAGATATGAAGGCAAAATCCGCCAACGCCTCGGACAAAttcaaggagctcaaggatgTCCGAGATAGCACATTTGCCGATGTAATAGTCCAATTGGTCAGGCAGCCATATGATACCAGCGACAAAATTACTCTTTGGGTATCAGACTTTACGGAGAATGACAGCTTTTTTCATTTCGCATTCAAGGGGTTTGGTGGCGATGGTGGCCAAGCTCCTGACCCCTTCGGATATGGAGTCAACCTGCCATACGGAGCTGGCACTGGCGGTGAGTGGAAAGGACCCTTTGGGAAGCGGAGCATGCAAGTCACTTGCTTCGAGCCCCATACCTCATTTATCAGAGAACGGGGACTCTCTACAGGCTCTTGGGTCATGCTTCGGAATCTTCACATAAGATATGGACACAACGCCGCCAATCTTGAGGGCTACTTGCGTTCAGATTGGAAGATCCACATCGCACAGATGGATATTACAGACACGGAGGCTCCTGATCCTCGCTTAAAAGAGGCTGTCCGCCGTAAACGCGACTATGAACGGGAGAAGGAAATGCTCCTTCAGGCAGGATTGgctggaaagaagaggaagagtgaCTTGGCCGAGATGCAGCCGCCTCAAGTTGAGAAGCCGAGGAGGAACAAAAAGCCCAAACAAAAGGCGAAGAAACCGGTCAAGGTGGCAGAAGTCTCAATATTGTCACAGATAGGGGCCACAGAGCAAGGAGAGTCGACAGTAAT AGACCTGACATCGTTAGTGAAATGCGAAAACGAAAACAAAGCCATCAGCACCATTGGCGACATGCTAGACCCTGTGTACGTAGAAACGGATATCAATGGCGAGCAagtcaagctgcagcttcctTTTGTAAATATGAAGTACCGCGCCAACGTTCGGGTTGTCAATTTCATGCCCCCTAACCTCGAGGACTTTGCTCAACCAAAGaaactaaagaaaaagaaacatccGGAATTCGAGATGCTTTCCGATGAAGAGTCAGATGCAGACGCAGACatggaaggggaagaagaagcagtgGATCGTTCGACAGCGCGTGAGTGGGAATGGCGGTTCTTCTTGGAACTGGAAGATGCGAGTTCTCATGGGGAAAaccagaaagagaagagaactCTCTGGGTCGCAGTGAACAACCCTTCTGCGCAATGTCTTTTGAGCTTGGACGCTTCTGACTTGCGTTCGGACCAGAAGAATCTCGAGGCCCTACGCCAGCGCCTATTTCTCCTATGGGGAGACctagaggaaaagaagagcctggaagaagaaaacaaacgcCAAGCGGCGCTGACGAACAGGGGCGTAAATCGTCCCCCGTTGCATAGTTCCGATGATGAAGGCAGGATGCCGCAAAAGCAGGGCCCAGGATCGTCGCAAGTCCGTAGCAGGCCATTTTCCTGCTGCATTCACCAGTACGGAGTCGAAGTTCCCGAGGAAGATCCCCTCAAGGCAGACGCTGGCGAGGGCATGAGGTGGCAGAGAATGTTTGGGCTTTTTGGGACACGAATAGCGTATACTTGA